In Herpetosiphon gulosus, one genomic interval encodes:
- a CDS encoding cytochrome P450 gives MTQSQAHIDADDPTAQIFQPSAIENPYPLFAQMRAKAAVLAVPSPYEFVKADAWLVTRYAEAVQVLKDSRFTVDATILNPEAGVFGQTASEGAEDRSFLGAKSMVSADGAEHSRLRSLVAKAFTPRYIEQLRPRIQELADELLDQVQAQGAMDLVKDYAYPLPINVISEMLGVPAHERDQMRQWSDALTSHSPESQGQLRDFAMYVQKLIADKRHNPQADLISKLVELEATGDALSESELLATAGLLIFAGHETTSNLISIGSLMLLDHPEQRARLQADASLIPTAVEELLRFNGPIFSPAPRFALEDLEIAGQPIRRGDLVLVALGSANHDQSVFNDPESLDVAREISRQLAFGHGVHFCLGAPLARLEGEIAFSSLLKRIPNLQLAVPREQIKWRDNLNLRGLKALPVIF, from the coding sequence ATGACACAATCACAAGCGCACATAGATGCCGATGATCCAACGGCGCAAATTTTTCAGCCCAGCGCGATTGAAAATCCCTATCCATTGTTTGCCCAAATGCGGGCCAAAGCGGCGGTATTGGCGGTTCCTTCGCCCTATGAATTTGTCAAAGCCGATGCTTGGCTAGTAACCCGCTATGCCGAAGCAGTCCAAGTATTAAAGGATAGCCGCTTCACGGTCGATGCGACGATACTCAACCCTGAGGCTGGCGTATTTGGCCAAACTGCCTCGGAAGGAGCCGAAGATCGCAGCTTCTTGGGCGCGAAATCGATGGTTAGCGCCGATGGAGCCGAGCATTCGCGCTTACGCAGTTTGGTTGCCAAAGCCTTTACCCCGCGCTATATCGAACAGCTTCGCCCACGCATCCAAGAGCTTGCCGACGAATTGCTCGATCAGGTGCAGGCTCAAGGCGCGATGGATTTGGTGAAGGATTATGCTTATCCTTTGCCAATTAATGTAATCTCCGAAATGCTAGGCGTACCAGCTCATGAACGCGACCAAATGCGCCAGTGGTCGGACGCATTGACCAGCCATAGCCCCGAAAGCCAAGGCCAATTGCGCGATTTTGCTATGTATGTGCAAAAACTGATCGCTGATAAACGCCACAATCCCCAAGCCGATCTGATTAGCAAGTTGGTCGAGTTGGAAGCCACAGGCGATGCCCTCAGCGAATCAGAATTATTGGCAACCGCAGGCTTGTTAATTTTTGCAGGCCACGAAACCACCTCGAATTTAATTAGCATTGGCTCGTTGATGTTGCTTGATCATCCTGAGCAACGCGCCCGCTTGCAAGCCGACGCAAGTCTTATTCCAACAGCCGTCGAAGAATTATTGCGTTTCAATGGGCCGATCTTCAGCCCCGCCCCGCGCTTTGCACTCGAAGATCTGGAGATCGCAGGCCAGCCGATCCGTCGTGGTGATTTGGTGCTAGTAGCGCTCGGCTCGGCCAACCACGATCAAAGCGTTTTCAATGATCCTGAATCGTTGGATGTGGCGCGTGAAATTAGTCGCCAACTCGCCTTTGGCCATGGCGTGCACTTCTGTTTGGGTGCGCCACTCGCTCGCTTAGAAGGCGAAATCGCTTTCAGCAGCTTATTGAAGCGCATTCCCAACTTGCAACTAGCCGTGCCACGCGAACAAATTAAATGGCGCGATAACCTAAATTTACGGGGTCTCAAAGCCCTACCGGTGATCTTCTAG
- a CDS encoding SDR family NAD(P)-dependent oxidoreductase has translation MRLHDNVVIITGAASGMGLAMATRFAAEGAKLVLGDWNAQRLEAAVATIQASGAAVVGSQGNIADHATAEALVDLAISTYGHLDVLCNNAGVMDSMQGVAEVSDDMWRRVLGINLEGPMFTSRRALKFMLERGSGVIVNVASTAGIHGGAAGAAYTASKHGLVGLTRNTAWIYAKRNIRCNAICPGGTITNIVESMDRTAIAPADAARVGEFTALAPAYLEPADIANLALFLASDESRHINGAIIPADAGWAAV, from the coding sequence ATGCGTTTACACGACAACGTTGTCATCATTACCGGAGCCGCCTCAGGTATGGGACTTGCGATGGCTACCCGCTTCGCAGCCGAAGGAGCCAAATTAGTGCTTGGCGATTGGAATGCTCAGCGGCTCGAAGCAGCGGTTGCCACGATTCAGGCCAGCGGAGCAGCGGTGGTTGGTTCACAGGGAAACATTGCCGATCACGCGACTGCCGAAGCCTTAGTTGATTTAGCCATCAGTACCTACGGCCATCTCGATGTACTTTGCAACAACGCCGGGGTGATGGATTCGATGCAAGGAGTTGCCGAGGTTTCTGATGATATGTGGCGGCGGGTTTTGGGAATCAACCTCGAAGGCCCGATGTTCACCAGTCGGCGGGCACTCAAATTTATGTTGGAGCGTGGTAGTGGCGTGATTGTCAACGTCGCTTCGACGGCGGGAATTCATGGTGGTGCTGCTGGTGCAGCCTACACCGCCTCGAAACATGGCTTGGTTGGGCTAACGCGTAACACCGCATGGATTTACGCCAAACGCAACATTCGTTGTAACGCGATTTGCCCAGGCGGTACGATCACTAACATCGTTGAATCGATGGATCGCACAGCGATTGCGCCAGCCGATGCAGCGCGGGTTGGCGAATTTACTGCGTTGGCTCCAGCCTACCTCGAACCTGCGGATATTGCCAATTTGGCCTTGTTCTTGGCTTCGGATGAGTCGCGGCATATCAACGGAGCGATTATTCCAGCTGATGCTGGCTGGGCTGCGGTTTAG